The genomic window GGTGCCCGAGGTCGAGGAGGTGCCGCACGGCCGCCCGCGCGCCCCCGGACTGGTCCGTGTCCACGACGCTGTAACGGTCTCCGGCGTCGGAGTCGGCCACCACCACGTGGGTGTGCGGCGGCAGTGAGATGGCGGCGTCCAGAAGCCGGACTTCCATGATCACGATGATGCCGTCCACGACCTGCTCACCGAGCACGGTGACGGCGCCCCTGACCCCCTGGCTCGTGGGTGTCGCGACGGGCAGCAGGGTGATGGCGTAGCCCTCGTCCGCGGCGGAGGCCGAAATAGCCTCCAGCGTACGGACGTTGCCCGTGGTCGCCAGGGTGAACAGGATGACCCCCAAGGTGCGGAACTTCCCGCTCTTGAGGGCGCGGGCGGCGCTGTTGGGGCGGTAGTTCAGCTGCTTCATGGCGCTCATGACGCGTTCGCGGGTCTCCTCCGACACCACGGAGTGGCCGTTGGACACACGGGAGACGGTCTGCGAGGAGACGCCGGCGAGCCGCGCGACGTCCGCCATGGACGCTTCCTTGTGCGGAGGCCGGTCCGTGGCTCGTTCCTGTCCGTGCACTGCGTCTGCCTCCGTCGTGTTTCTCCGTGAGCCTTTCGCCGTCGGGAGGCGTCGTCCGGCCGCGGCCGTCTTCCACCGTAGGCCGTACCGAGGGGGGTGCCGATCGGTCCGCGTGCCGCCGCCGCCGCGCGTCCGGCTCGTACCGTGTGCGGGCCGAAGGCTCCGGCCACCGGCATTTTTACCACTTCCGGGCGGGCGCCGCCGACACGCGTACCCGGCTCACGGCGGTGCCGCCGCGCGGGAGGGAGCGGCGGTGGCACCGGCTTCCGGAACGTCGTACGCCTCCAGGGGAGTTCAGGTCTTGACCGCGGGTCGGAGTGCGTGTAGACATCACCTCACCGAGAAATGTTTACGTAAACATCGCGCCATGGTGTTGACGTGAACATCGGCCTTCTCAAGCACAGCGCCTCCACGATGTCCGGTGTCCCCCATCCGGCCGGGGCCATGCAACAACGCCGGACCAGTAGGAGTACCCATGACGGCCGTCACGCCGCTCACGACCGGACGCCGCCCACCAGCCCGAGGCTCTCGCGGCCGGCGTGGTCAGGTCGGCTGGATGTTCGTAGGGCCCTTCATGGCCGTCTTCGCGCTGGTGTTCCTCGCGCCCATCCTCTACTCGCTGTATCTGAGCTTCTTCCGGGACCAGTTGGTCGGCGGGACGTCGTTCGTCGGCCTGGACAACTTCCGCCAGGCCTTCGCGGACGACCGGTTCTGGGCCGCCGTGGGCCGGGTCGCCCTGTTCCTCGCCGTACAGGTCCCCGTCATGCTCGGCCTCGCACTGCTGGTGGCCCTCGCGCTGGACAGCGGCAGGCTCTACGGCAAGAGCTTCTTCCGGATGGCCGTCTTCCTGCCCTACGCCGTGCCCGCCGTCGTCGCCTCGCTGATGTGGGGCTTCATCTACGGCACCAGGTTCGGTCTGGTGGCGAACATCAACGACGTGCTCGGTGTCACGCTGCCCGATCCGCTCTCGCCGTCCCTCGTCCTGGCGAGCATCGGGAACATCGTCACGTGGGAGTTCATCGGCTACAACATGCTGATCTTCTACTCGGCCCTGCGCGTCGTCCCCAAGTCCCTCTACGAGGCAGCCGAGATCGACGGAGCCGGCCCGTGGCGGATCGTCACGTCGGTCAAGATCCCCGCGATCCGCGGCGCCCTGGTGATCGCGACGATCTTCTCGGTCATCGGCAGCTTCCAGCTCTTCAACGAGCCGAGCATCCTTCAGAAGCTGGCGCCCAACGCGATCACGACGTACTTCACGCCCAACCTCTACACGTTCACGCTGTCCTTCTCCGGCCGGCAGCAGAACTACGCCGCCACGGTCTCGCTCGTCATGGGCGTCGTCACGATGATCATCGCGTACGCGGTCCAGCTGCGCGGCATGCGAAAGGAGGCGTGAGCGATGAGCGCACCGTCCTACACCGCCCCGCGGACACCCCGGCGGACCACCCACCGCGCCCCGGCACCCCGGCGTGCCGCGCGCGGCCGTCACCCGGCCGGCCGGCCCCGCCGCAGCGTCCTGCTCACAGCACTCATGGGCGTCACCGCCCTCTACGCGCTCATGCCCCTGGCCTGGCTCGCCATCAACGCGACCAAGACCCAGAGAAGCCTCCTCGACTCCTTCGGCCTCTGGTTCAGCGGGGACTTCGTCCTCTGGGACAACATCACCCGGACACTCACCTACGACGACGGCATCTTCGTCCGCTGGTTCCTCAACACCCTGCTGTACGTGGCAGTGGGCGCGGGCGGGGCCACCTTCCTCGCGGTACTCGGCGGCTACGGCCTGGCCAAGTTCGACTTCACCGGCAAGCGTGCCGTCTTCGCCACCGTCATCGGGGCGGTGGCCGTGCCGGCGACGGCGCTGGCCGTCCCCACCTTCCTGATGTTCAGCAAGCTGGGTCTCACGGACACCCCTTGGGCCGTGATCATCCCCTCCCTGATCTCTCCGTTCGGGCTCTACCTCATGTGGGTCTTCGCGGCGGACGCGGTTCCCACCGAGCTCCTCGAAGCGGCCAGGATGGACGGCGCCGGCGAGCTGCGCACCTTCTTCCGCGTCGTGCTCCCACTGCTCGGCCCGGGAATCGTGACCGTCCTGCTCTTCACCATGGTGCAGACCTGGAACAACTACTTCCTGCCACTGGTCATGATCAAGAATCCGGACTGGTACCCGCTGACGCTGGGTCTCGACGCCTGGAACGCGCAGGCGTCGACCGCGGGCGGCACCCCGGTCTTCGACCTGGTCATCACGGGGTCGCTGATGACCATCGTGCCGCTGGTCATCGCGTTCCTGCTCCTGCAGCGCTACTGGCAGTCCGGGCTCGCGGCCGGAAGCGTCAAGGGCTGAGCCGCCTCCCACGCCGGCCGGCCGATCGATCCCCGTGCCCCGGGGCCGCCTCCCCCTGTCCGGTCCGCGCGGCTTGCCACCCTCCCCATCTCCCGCACCACGGCGTGCGGGTCGCTCGACGGTTCGTGTTCCACCCTCACCACAACGGAGTGAAGCGATATGAGAACCATGACCAGACGCGCCATGCGCGGTGTCGGCCTGCTGTGTGCGGCGGCGCTGAGCCTCACGGCGTGCGGGTCCTCCGACGACGCCGGTTCGGACACGACCGTCACGGGTGGTGATCTCAGGGCTGCCCTCAAGAAGGGCGGCTCGATCACGGTGTGGGCCTGGGAACCGACACTGAAGCAGGTCGTCGGCGACTTCGAGAAGAAGTACCCCAAGGTCAAGGTGAAGCTGGTCAACGCCGGCACGGGCAACGACCAGTACACCGCCCTGCAGAACGCGGTACAGGCGGGCAAGGGCGTACCGGACGTCGCGCAGGTCGAGTACTACGCCCTCGGGCAGTTCGCCCTCGGCAAGTCCCTGGAGGACCTCAGCCGCTACGGCGCGGACGCCTACGAGAACGACTACTCGCCCGGACCGTGGAGTTCGGTCGCGGTCGACGAGGCCGTGTACGCCCTGCCCATGGACTCCGGTCCGATGGCGCTCTTCTACAACAAGAAGGTGCTCGACAAGCACCAGATAGCCACGCCCACCACGTGGAACGAGTACCTCGAGGCCGCTCGGAAGCTGCACGCCGCGGACCCGAAGGCCTACATCACCAACGACACCGGTGACGCGGGGTTCACCACCAGCATGATCTGGCAGGCCGGCGGAACCCCGTTCAAGTCCCGTGACACCAATGTGACCGTCGACCTCACCGCGGACAAGGGCGTCGCCGCCTTCACCAAGGTCTGGCAGAAGCTCATCGACGACAAGCTCCTCGCCCCGATCAGCTCCTGGAGCGACGAGTGGTACAAGGGCCTGGCGGACGGCACCATCGCCACCCTCGCCACCGGTGCGTGGATGCCCGCCAACTTCGCCTCGGGCGTCGAGTCCGCCGCGGGTGACTGGCGCGCGGCGGCGCTCCCGCAGTGGGAGAAGGGGGCCCAGTCCAGCTCGGAGAACGGCGGCAGCTCCCTCGCCGTCATGAAGGCGGGCAAGAACAAGGACCTGGCGTACGCCTTCAACGAGTACGCCAACCACTCCGACGGCGTCCAGGCGCGCATCAAGTCCGGTGCGTTCCCCGCGACCACCGCTGACCTGTCCTCCCCGTCGTTCCTGGACACCCCCTTCCCCTACTTCGGCGGCCAGAAGGCGAACGAGATCTTCGCCCGCTCCGCCAACGAGGTGCCCGAGGGCTGGTCCTACCTCCCTTACCAGGTCTACGCGAACTCCATCTTCAACGACTCCGTCGGCAAGGCGTACGTCTCCGGCACCACGCTGGCCGAAGGTCTGAAGCAGTGGCAGAAGTCCGCCGTCGACTACGGCACGGACCAGGGCTTCAGCGTCAACAAGTGACGTCCTCCGCCTGAAACCGGTACAGGGGCGGCCGCCCTGCCCATGGGCGGCCGCCCCGCGTCGTACTCGCACCTCCGCATCGAGAAGGATCATCATGACCCCCACCTCCGGGCGCCGTTGGCTGCGCCCGACCGCCGACGGCAGCCCCGCGCGATTCGCGTACGGGGCCGACTACAACCCGGAGCAGTGGCCGCGCGAGGTGTGGAAGGAGGACGTCCGGCTGATGCGTGAAGCCGGGGTGACCGTCGTGTCCGTCGCCATCTTCTCCTGGGCCCGGCTGCAGCCGGCCGAGGACCGCTGGGACTTCGACTGGCTGGACGAGGTGCTCGACCTCCTTCACGCGGGCGGGATCGCGGTCGACCTCGCCACCGCCACCGCCTCGCCACCGCCCTGGCTCACCACCCTGCACCCGGAGATCCTCCCGGTGACCCGGACCGGTGAGACCCTGTCCCAGGGCGCGCGGCAGCACTGGCGGCCGACGTCACCCGTGTTCCGCGCGTACGCCCTCCGGCTGGTCGAAGCCATGGCAGCCCGCTACGCCGGCCATCCGGCGCTGGTCGCCTGGCACATCTCCAACGAGCTCGGCTGCCACAACATCTACGACTACTCCGACGACGCCGCCCGAGCCTTCCGCGACTGGCTGCGCAGCCGCTACGGCACACTCGACGGGCTCAACCACGCCTGGGCGACCTCCTTCTGGTCTCAGCAGTACGGCGACTGGGAGCAGATCCAGCCCCCGCGACTCGCCGCGAGCCACGCCAACCCCACCCAGCAGCTCGACTTCAAGCGCTTCTCGTCGGACGCTCTGAAGGACTACCTCCGCGCCGAGCGGGACGTCCTGCGCCGGATCACCCCCGGCATCCCGGTCACCACCAACTTCATGGTGATGGGCGGGACCAAGGGCATGAACTACCCGGACTGGGCAGGCGAGATCGACTTCGTCTCCAACGACCACTACGCCCACCCGGGGCCGCAGCGCCTGGACGAGCTCTCCTTCTCCGCCGCCCTCACCCACTCCATCGCGGGCGGCACCCCCTGGTTCCTGATGGAGCACTCGACCAGCGCTGTCAACTGGCAGCACGTGAACCTCGCCAAGAAGGACGGCGAACTCGCCCGTGACTCCCTGGTCCACGTCGCGCACGGAGCCGACGCGGTCTGCTTCTTCCAGTGGCGCCAGTCCGCCGCCGGCGCGGAGAAGTACCACTCGGCGATGGTGCCCCACGCCGGCCCGGACAGCGAGGTCTTCCGCTCCGTGACGGCCCTGGGCCGGACACTGGACACGCTCGCTCCCGTCGTCGGCTCCGTACGGGAACCGGCCCGCGTCGCCCTGGTGTTCGACTGGGAGTCCTGGTGGGCCGTCGAGCGCGACTCCCAGCCGTCCTCCCTGGTGGACTACAAGCAGGAGGCGCTCGACTGGTACTCGGCGTTCCTCTCCCTGGGGATCCGGGCCGACGTCGTCACCGCCGCCGGTGACCTCACCGGCTACGACTTCGTCGCCGCCCCGGTCCTGCACGTCGTCCCGACGGAGCTCGCAGGTCGCCTGGACGCCTTCGTGCACGGAGGCGGGCATCTCGCCGTCACCTACTACTCCGGGGTCGTCGACGAGAACGACCACGTCCACCTCGGCGGATACCCGGGCGCGCTCCGCGACCTGCTGGGCATCCGGATCGAGGAGTTCGGCCCGCTGCCGGAAGGGGAGGCCGTACGGCTCGACAACGGCCTCACCGGCACCCTGTGGACCGACCGCATCGACGTCACCGACCCCGAGGTCACGGTGCTCGCGCACTACGCGTCCGGGGACCAGGCAGGACGCCCCGCCCTCACCAGGCGCGCCGCGGCGGACGGCGGGTCCGCTGCCTACGTCTCCACCCGGCTGGGCGTCGACGGGCTGGCCGAGATGCTGCGGCCGTTGCTGTCCGGCGCCGGTGTGGCGAGCGAACTGCCCGCCGCTGCCCGTGGAGCGGTGGAGCTCACCGTTCGGACCGACGGCACCGACGCGTTCTGGTTCCTCGTCAACCGCACGGACGCGCCCGTCGGATTCGACGAGGTGGCCGGAGAGTTCCTGGCGGGCGCGGCGGCGCGGGACGACGACGGTGGCCTCGTCCTCGCCCCGCGGGGAGTCGCGGTGCTCCGGGTGGCGGCCGGGACATCGCCCTTCGGCGGCCGGTCCTGAGCGTCGCCACGGCCGTGCGGTAGCCGGCGGGCCCGCTCCGCCGGCGTGGAGGGGGC from Streptomyces sp. NBC_01341 includes these protein-coding regions:
- a CDS encoding LacI family DNA-binding transcriptional regulator, whose protein sequence is MADVARLAGVSSQTVSRVSNGHSVVSEETRERVMSAMKQLNYRPNSAARALKSGKFRTLGVILFTLATTGNVRTLEAISASAADEGYAITLLPVATPTSQGVRGAVTVLGEQVVDGIIVIMEVRLLDAAISLPPHTHVVVADSDAGDRYSVVDTDQSGGARAAVRHLLDLGHRTVVHVAGPPESFAAQRRALAWRQTLEESGRPVPVPVDGDWSAASGYEAGLVLAADPSCTAVFAANDQMALGVLRALQEQGRRVPEDVSVVGFDDIADSASFLPPLTTVHQDFAEIGRLCVDGVLRQIRSETTERGTTLVPTRLVVRASTAPPPRS
- a CDS encoding carbohydrate ABC transporter permease yields the protein MTAVTPLTTGRRPPARGSRGRRGQVGWMFVGPFMAVFALVFLAPILYSLYLSFFRDQLVGGTSFVGLDNFRQAFADDRFWAAVGRVALFLAVQVPVMLGLALLVALALDSGRLYGKSFFRMAVFLPYAVPAVVASLMWGFIYGTRFGLVANINDVLGVTLPDPLSPSLVLASIGNIVTWEFIGYNMLIFYSALRVVPKSLYEAAEIDGAGPWRIVTSVKIPAIRGALVIATIFSVIGSFQLFNEPSILQKLAPNAITTYFTPNLYTFTLSFSGRQQNYAATVSLVMGVVTMIIAYAVQLRGMRKEA
- a CDS encoding carbohydrate ABC transporter permease, whose translation is MSAPSYTAPRTPRRTTHRAPAPRRAARGRHPAGRPRRSVLLTALMGVTALYALMPLAWLAINATKTQRSLLDSFGLWFSGDFVLWDNITRTLTYDDGIFVRWFLNTLLYVAVGAGGATFLAVLGGYGLAKFDFTGKRAVFATVIGAVAVPATALAVPTFLMFSKLGLTDTPWAVIIPSLISPFGLYLMWVFAADAVPTELLEAARMDGAGELRTFFRVVLPLLGPGIVTVLLFTMVQTWNNYFLPLVMIKNPDWYPLTLGLDAWNAQASTAGGTPVFDLVITGSLMTIVPLVIAFLLLQRYWQSGLAAGSVKG
- a CDS encoding ABC transporter substrate-binding protein produces the protein MRTMTRRAMRGVGLLCAAALSLTACGSSDDAGSDTTVTGGDLRAALKKGGSITVWAWEPTLKQVVGDFEKKYPKVKVKLVNAGTGNDQYTALQNAVQAGKGVPDVAQVEYYALGQFALGKSLEDLSRYGADAYENDYSPGPWSSVAVDEAVYALPMDSGPMALFYNKKVLDKHQIATPTTWNEYLEAARKLHAADPKAYITNDTGDAGFTTSMIWQAGGTPFKSRDTNVTVDLTADKGVAAFTKVWQKLIDDKLLAPISSWSDEWYKGLADGTIATLATGAWMPANFASGVESAAGDWRAAALPQWEKGAQSSSENGGSSLAVMKAGKNKDLAYAFNEYANHSDGVQARIKSGAFPATTADLSSPSFLDTPFPYFGGQKANEIFARSANEVPEGWSYLPYQVYANSIFNDSVGKAYVSGTTLAEGLKQWQKSAVDYGTDQGFSVNK
- a CDS encoding beta-galactosidase — translated: MTPTSGRRWLRPTADGSPARFAYGADYNPEQWPREVWKEDVRLMREAGVTVVSVAIFSWARLQPAEDRWDFDWLDEVLDLLHAGGIAVDLATATASPPPWLTTLHPEILPVTRTGETLSQGARQHWRPTSPVFRAYALRLVEAMAARYAGHPALVAWHISNELGCHNIYDYSDDAARAFRDWLRSRYGTLDGLNHAWATSFWSQQYGDWEQIQPPRLAASHANPTQQLDFKRFSSDALKDYLRAERDVLRRITPGIPVTTNFMVMGGTKGMNYPDWAGEIDFVSNDHYAHPGPQRLDELSFSAALTHSIAGGTPWFLMEHSTSAVNWQHVNLAKKDGELARDSLVHVAHGADAVCFFQWRQSAAGAEKYHSAMVPHAGPDSEVFRSVTALGRTLDTLAPVVGSVREPARVALVFDWESWWAVERDSQPSSLVDYKQEALDWYSAFLSLGIRADVVTAAGDLTGYDFVAAPVLHVVPTELAGRLDAFVHGGGHLAVTYYSGVVDENDHVHLGGYPGALRDLLGIRIEEFGPLPEGEAVRLDNGLTGTLWTDRIDVTDPEVTVLAHYASGDQAGRPALTRRAAADGGSAAYVSTRLGVDGLAEMLRPLLSGAGVASELPAAARGAVELTVRTDGTDAFWFLVNRTDAPVGFDEVAGEFLAGAAARDDDGGLVLAPRGVAVLRVAAGTSPFGGRS